A genomic region of Cryptococcus gattii WM276 chromosome F, complete sequence contains the following coding sequences:
- a CDS encoding Hypothetical protein (Similar to SGTC gene model, INSD accession EAL20154.1; CNBF2310) has protein sequence MRGQKHLLDVDPDDLFSFHTATSSTGCGQGEVVRAHKRSRQCTPSPHQHTPSPQLALRSPPALLSESNIRTTYGTSLSLDLTDCSKQTRKDWCAGLFASSPSSSHWSSNSASPVAISHSTATRIRDQRPSFIPSLDSKPTIYQHPDASIRFELQENEEVVLGITSYPSARYKHGGCSPKPATSNGFHHILSGLNHLRIRDQYITRSPESLSRSTSSRSAMTLQTPPSGSSRRSFAIYSDNNEQNQ, from the exons ATGCGGGGACAAAAGCATCTCCTCGATGTTGATCCTGACGACCTTTTCAGTTTCCACACCGCCACTTCTTCTACAGGTTGTGGCCAAGGCGAGGTGGTTCGAGCTCAT AAACGTTCCAGGCAATGCACCCCCTCGCCTCACCAACACACTCCATCACCTCAATTAGCTCTTCGTAGTCCGCCAGCCTTACTGTCAGAATCAAACATAAGAACGACTTACGGTACATCATTGTCTCTTGATTTAACTGACTGTTCGAAACAAACGAGGAAGGATTGGTGTGCAGGACTTTTCGCTAGCTCCCCGTCCTCCAGTCATTGGTCTAGCAATTCCGCCAGCCCAGTGGCCATAAGCCATTCGACTGCTACTAGGATACGCGATCAGCGACCGAGTTTTATACCCAGCTTGGATAGTAAACCTACTATATATCAACATCCTGATGCTTCTATAAGATTTGAATTGCAGGAAAATGAAGAAGTTGTTCTCGGC ATAACATCTTATCCCTCCGCTCGCTACAAACACGGAGGCTGTTCTCCTAAACCTGCCACTTCAAATGGTTTCCATCACATACTATCTGGCTTAAACCATCTCAGAATCCGAGATCAATACATTACACGGTCACCAGAGTCTCTTAGCCGTTCGACATCGAGCAGGAGCGCCATGACCCTACAAACCCCACCGAGTGGCTCATCCAGAAGAAGCTTTGCTATCTATAGTGATAATAACGAACAGAATCAGTAG
- a CDS encoding uncharacterized protein (Similar to TIGR gene model, INSD accession AAW44389.1) — MTVHNHPVIEAELVLKAQNNLGEDPITGNRSIDVYPQSPCLSYITPRANAPGFIATNASSLVVLPAATAPTSTSPTPVRREYEAILDETLDAKLVKDGVIRFNDGGVDPEGRVWFGSMGIDESKPEKPGKLFVWDGGKAVEIMDNVGVSNGLGWSPDGRTVYYIDSRYDLVSAYTYSATPPYWSNKRTFALPPPALDAQNPTQGAYDGLCVDGVGNVWVARWRDERVVGFNPEGKLIAMITLKGCKSPTIPCFGGKDLTTMYIVSATSYRGGDGDSKKWPRSGDLYKVECGPGTEMGKILGAGWKGAERHRAQL; from the exons ATGACCGTCCATAATCATCCTGTCATCGAAGCCGAACTTGTACTCAAAGCTCAAAACAACCTTGGTGAAG ATCCCATTACAGGCAATCGCTCGATTGATGTTTACCCGCAGTCTCCCTGCCTTTCATACATCACTCCTCGTGCTAATGCGCCTGGTTTCATCGCGACCAACGCTTCATCACTTGTGGTGCTACCAGCTGCAACAGCACCTACTAGCACAAGCCCTACTCCAGTCAGGAGAGAGTATGAAGCTATCCTTGATGAGACTTTGGATGCAAAACTCGTCAAAGATGGTGTCATCAGATTCAATGATGGAGGGGTAGACCCCGAGGGCAGGGTATGGTTTGGAAGCATGGGCATCGATGAGAGCAAACCTGAAAAGCCGGGGAAGCTATTCGT GTGGGATGGAGGAAAAGCGGTGGAGATCATGGATAATGTAGGAGTGTCAAACGGCCTGGGATGGTCTCCTGATGGTCGAACTGTCT ATTATATTGACTCCCGCTACGACCTTGTGTCGGCGTACACCTATTCGGCGACCCCTCCTTACTGGTCTAACAAGCGCACAtttgctcttcctccacccGCACTTGATGCGCAGAACCCAACTCAAGGCGCTTATGATGGCCTCTGCGTTGATGGTGTCGGGAACGTATGGGTGGCTAGATGGAGGGATGAGAGAGTAGTTGGCTTCAATCCTGAGGGAAAACTTATCGCAATGATCACACTGAAGGGATGCAAAAGCCCCACTATCCCTTGTTTCGGAG GCAAAGACCTCACTACCATGTACATTGTCTCGGCGACTTCCTACCGGGGTGGAGATGGTGATAGTAAAAAATGGCCGAGGTCGGGCGACCTTTATAAAGTTGAGTGCGGACCTGGGACAGAGATGGGGAAGATTTTGGGTGCAGGGTGGAAAGGTGCGGAAAGGCATCGTGCTCAGCTTTAA
- a CDS encoding Protein farnesyltransferase, putative (Similar to TIGR gene model, INSD accession AAW44027.1) — MATEFTPSVYSLVSTPLPSNSRPSATLEEQAETEDLISQLFDLTVDPNTLVSEHGKIFSGLRKQEHTQFLATTFFQLPGKFVSLDASRPWLVFWTVHSLDLLGVALDQRTKDRVVSTLLHFLSPKGGFAGGPANSQIPHLLPTYASVCSLAITGNDSPTGGWKDLSDARQSMYEFFMRCKRPDGGFVVCEGGEVDVRGTYCLLVVATLLDIITPELLHNVDKFVSACQTYEGGFACASFPFPSVVPSTSALPTSEPSCRVSMAEAHGGYTSCSLNSHFLLTSVPLPSFPSTIDASAALRWTVLQQGEAIEGGGFRGRTNKLVDGCYSWWVGGGAPVVEELVRREKSKKVKGPRVEVIEEEEKEADWEDVPAIPPIFNRVALQEFTLVAAQQDPGSTGGLRDKPGKRPDQYHTCNNLSGLSIAQHKMSHSPYAVSSNRLKFDASKGFPAVKPLTPGGGWKDEDERQNARREIWANALGWVEEEGGEIIVGGRDNRINTTTPVFNILGLRLKPFINYFYCQEN; from the exons ATGGCTACGGAATTCACCCCCTCAGTATACTCTCTTGTCTCCACGCCGCTTCCATCAAACTCAAGACCCTCAGCTACTCTCGAAGAGCAAGCAGAAACCGAAGATCTCATCTCTCAATTATTCGACCTCACCGTTGACCCCAATACCCTGGTCTCGGAGCATGGCAAAATATTCTCTGGTCTGAGGAAGCAAGAGCATACCCAATTCCTTGCCACTACTTTCTTCCAATTACCAGGAAAATTTGTGAGCCTCGATGCTAGCCGACCATGGTTAGTATTCTGGACGGTGCATTCTCTTGACCTCTTAGGTGTGGCTCTCGATCAAAGGACAAAGGACAG GGTAGTATCGACTTTGCTTCACTTTCTGTCGCCGAAAGGCGGCTTCGCGGGTGGCCCGGCCAATTCTCAAATCCCCCACCTCCTACCCACCTACGCTTCTGTCTGCTCTCTGGCAATCACAGGTAATGACAGTCCCACAGGCGGCTGGAAGGATCTTTCGGATGCTAGACAAAGCATGTATGAGTTCTTTATGAGATGTAAAAGACCCGATGGCGGCTTTGTCGTTTGTGAAGGGGGCGAAGTCGATGTCCG GGGGACGTATTGCCTTCTGGTGGTAGCTACCCTTCTTGACATCATTACACCGGAGCTTTTGCACAATGTCGATAAATTTGTCTCCGCATGCCAGACTTATGAAGGCGGTTTCGCTTGCGCGTCTTTCCCGTTCCCTTCAGTTGTTCCTTCTACTTCTGCCCTTCCAACATCGGAACCTTCTTGCAGAGTTTCTATGGCAGAGGCACACGGTGGATATACTTCTTGTTCATTGAATTCGCATTTCCTTCTTACTTCTGtacctcttccttctttcccgTCCACCATTGATGCCAGTGCGGCGCTTCGATGGACAGTCCTTCAACAAGGGGAGGCAATTGAGGGAGGAGGATTCAGGGGACGGACAAATAAGCTGGTTGACGGGTGCTATTCATGGTGGGTTGGTGGTGGAGCTCCTGTAGTGGAGGAGCTAGTgagaagggagaagagCAAAAAGGTGAAAGGTCCGCGAGTTGAAGtgattgaagaagaggagaaggaagctgACTGGGAGGATGTTCCTG CTATACCACCTATTTTTAATCGCG TTGCTTTGCAAGAATTCACCCTTGTTGCAGCTCAGCAGGATCCAGGTTCCACAGGTGGTCTGCGTGATAAGCCCGGGAA GCGTCCCGATCAGTACCACACTTGTAACAATCTCTCAGGCCTTTCTATTGCTCAGCACAAGATGAGCCATTCTCCTTACGCTGTGTCCTCTAATCGTCTCAAATTCGATGCATCCAAGGGATTTCCAGCCGTTAAACCTTTAACTCCTGGAGGTGGTTggaaggatgaggatgagaggCAGAACGCAAGACGAGAGATTTGGGCCAATGCTCTTGGATGGgtagaggaagaagggggGGAGATAATTGTAGGAGGAAGGGACAACCGTATT AATACGACGACCCCCGTCTTCAACATTCTTGGGTTAAGGTTGAAGCCGTTCATCAACTATTTCTATTGTCAAGAGAATTGA
- a CDS encoding Hypothetical Protein (Similar to TIGR gene model, INSD accession AAW44240.1): MELLSQVPTSLVSGLRSLIGSFTSSSTPLLPFIPKPLKLILLLLFLSHSPSWPFVWHVRVWWHGVKAYYLAWHKGRARYLVDWKAQNDKNGGIRSLRVRHKRIAGVDDCDYNMHLSNSSYAKNSDALKMDWCIKALSPSFTARGTYMALGATHYIFFKEIPIGSEYTMEAYCLGWDEKWMFLACEFVIYPKKTSKAGAAKNKVAASVVSSAPHIVPTISAPPTRTASPNSSTPVSGTATPSQGTPLGNKVEEIKRAWLARRKENPRKDGGVTCCLSISEYCFKIDRVTIPPRISLYISLQSPSKEHQDRARAILMCKDGGRAFLRGGWREESNSELLGTDIGLAEGEEFQDSWLKRGAESMEKVVDGLSAF, encoded by the exons ATGGAACTGCTTTCACAGGTACCGACAAGCTTGGTGTCAGGTCTTCGCTCGCTAATAGGCAGCTTCACCAGCTCGTCAACCCCTTTACTCCCCTTCATCCCCAAGCCTC TCAAGCTcattcttctccttttATTTCTCTCGCATTCCCCTTCCTGGCCATTCGTCTGGCATGTGCGCGTATGGTGGCATGGTGTCAAAGCGTATTATCTTGCATGGCACAAGGGACGGGCCAGGTACCTTGTTGATTGGAAAGCACAAAACGATAAAAATGGAGGCATCAGAAGTTTGCGTGTGCGACATAAGAGGATTGCTGGAGTGGACGATTGTGATTACAACATGCACTTAAGCAACTC ATCATATGCCAAGAATTCGGATGCCTTGAAGATGGATTGGTGTATTAAAGCCCTTTCGCCCTCCTTTACTGCTCGTGGGACGTATATGGCCCTTGGAGCTACCCATtacatcttcttcaaggAGATACCCATTGGATCAGAATACACAATGGAGGCCTACTGTTTGGGTTGGGATGAGAAATGGATGTTCCTCGCTTGCGAATTCGTTATTTACCCCAAGAAGACGTCTAAAGCGGGGGCTGCAAAGAATAAGGTGGCCGCTAGTGTCGTATCCTCAGCTCCTCATATCGTGCCCACGATCTCTGCTCCTCCCACCCGCACAGCAAGTCCTAATTCCAGCACTCCCGTCTCCGGCACTGCTACTCCATCGCAAGGCACACCCTTAGGAAACAAGGTTGAAGAGATTAAGCGTGCATGGCTGGCAAGGCGAAAGGAGAATCCAAGGAAAGATGGTGGCGTAACTTGTTGCTTAAGCATCAGCGAATATTGCTTCAAAATCGACCGAGTTACTATCCCTCCC CGGATATCTCTTTACATTTCTCTTCAATCCCCTTCCAAGGAGCATCAAGATCGTGCCCGGGCTATCCTCATGTGCAAAGACGGTGGCCGAGCTTTTCTtcgaggaggatggagggAAGAGTCGAACTCGGAGTTACTGGGTACTGACATCGGCTTGGCCGAAGGCGAAGAATTCCAAGACAGCTGGCTCAAGAGGGGCGCGGAGAGTATGGAGAAGGTCGTTGACGGCTTGAGTGCTTTCTAA
- a CDS encoding Hypothetical Protein (Similar to TIGR gene model, INSD accession AAW44026.1): protein MLFSLLTVPTSILLLLAYILNEVTLSPTADFTLPIHRPTSTSGDLLPAAFIKSPWNVVWRPPFLLSLWTSALNSLPSSILTVLKFKNIRRLKRLYDYSIGACLVGVAIGAGGAGWVTYRVWMDVWVELDGHVRFASGVEGEVVEGVGREIIKRALAPIVEVPTAIVGQTGGGLKPLIPGLTVPWSHMPSLVLALVVNQLIHELGHALSASLDDIRPSKLSFNLHYFLPSMTVEFPSAQSLTANSKMRIACSGPAHNLITWFILWLLAFNGSSRIFWKTQSTSGVVVQDVDWTSPLAKHLQADDIITHLNDIPLSPTYSSPSPIDKWTSYLTSSTEDDPERGWCVTTSNFLALSPTPCGSESRKGQGAIPFRSVETRGYSGEPLERCIHPHPILDIPSKACPCPDENWVCVRPKANDILRIRVTGRKERVVLWEGARDQVLRDVNVGVHAGRFWSGGMRTLGLILRYTQVIALSLFLFNLLPLPLTDGSQLLEALTEWSPTERPMRPLTAKSMQATLNTPQSRELEEAEAYELASDDEGAIGLKGDPSGDTRTREKPKVARWKRFLRITVQVYMVAVCVMWVIGWGMILLLQSS from the exons ATGCTATTCTCCCTTCTTACAGTCCCCACTTCTATATTGCTTCTTCTCGCCTATATCCTCAATGAGGTGACCCTTTCCCCTACCGCCGATTTCACACTACCCATTCATCGACCCACGTCGACCTCAGGCGATCTCCTACCTGCAGCCTTTATCAAGAGCCCGTGGAATGTCGTCTGGCGGCCTCCATTTCTGCTGTCGCTTTGGACTTCAGCTTTGAACAGCCTGCCTTCAAGTATTCTGACGGTCCTAAAGTTTAAAAACATCCGAAGACTGAAGAGACTTTATGACTACTCCATCGGTGCTTGTTTGGTGGGTGTAGCTATAGGCGCAGGAGGAGCAGGGTGGGTCACCTACAGAGTTTGGATGGACGTATGGGTGGAGCTAGACGGGCACGTTAGGTTTGCCTCTGGCGTTGAAGGAGAGGTGGTAGAGGGTGTCGGCCGGGAGATCATAAAACGAGCCCTTGCTCCCATAGTCGAGGTTCCCACGGCAATTGTTGGGCAAACGGGAGGCGGATTAAAACCTTTG ATACCCGGTTTAACTGTGCCTTGGTCCCATATGCCTAGCCTGGTGCTGGCATTGGTGGTGAACCAGCTCATTCACGAGCTCGGACATGCTCTTAGTGCTTCTCT GGATGATATCCGGCCTTCTAAGTTGAGCTTTAATTTGCATTACTTTTTGCCCAGTATGACGGTTGAGTTCCCGTCCGCTCAATCTCTCACCGC GAACAGCAAAATGAGGATTGCCTGCTCAGGTCCAGCTCATAATCTTATCACTTGGTTTATACTTTGGCTTCTTGCCTTCAATGGGTCCAGTAGAATATTCTGGAAGACCCAATCCACCAGCGGTGTTGTAGTGCAGGATGTAGACTGG ACTTCTCCTCTTGCCAAACATCTTCAAGCGGATGATATCATAACCCACCTAAACGACATCCCCCTTTCGCCTACATATTCTTCACCGTCTCCTATCGACAAGTGGACTTCTTATCTTACTTCCTCAACGGAAGATGATCCTGAAAGAGGCTGGTGCGTCACCACATCCAATTTCCTAGCACTATCACCCACGCCTTGTGGCTCCGAATCACGGAAGGGCCAAGGAGCAATCCCCTTCCGATCAGTCGAGACCCGTGGCTATTCAGGAGAGCCACTGGAGAGATGTATTCATCCGCATCCAATTCTTGACATCCCTTCCAAAGCTTGCCCTTGTCCTGACGAAAACTGGGTGTGTGTTCGACCCAAAGCAAACGATATCCTTAGGATAAGAGTTACGGGCAGGAAAGAAAGGGTTGTTCTGTGGGAAGGGGCCCGAGATCAGGTTTTAAGGGACGTGAACGTGGGCGTCCATGCTGGAAGGTTTTGGAGTGGGGGTATGCGAACTTTAGGGCTTATTCTTAG GTACACACAGGTAATTGCACTCtcactcttcctctttaacctccttcctcttcccttaACCGATGGCTCCCAACTCCTTGAGGCCTTGACAGAGTGGTCGCCAACGGAGAGACCTATGAGGCCTTTGACTGCAAAATCCATGCAAGCTACTCTGAATACGCCTCAAAGCCGAGAATTGGAGGAAGCAGAGGCTTATGAGTTGGCGAGCGACGACGAAGGTGCTATAGGCTTGAAAGGCGATCCGTCAGGAGATACTAGAACACGAGAGAAGCCAAAGGTAGCCAGGTGGAAGAGGTTTTTGAGAATAACTGTGCAAGTTTACATGGTTGCAGTTTGCGTTATGTGGGTCATAGGATGGGGTATGATCTTGCTCCTACAAAGCAGTTGA
- a CDS encoding anaphase promoting complex subunit DOC1 (Similar to TIGR gene model, INSD accession AAW44387.1) → MSSPAPNTPSPPSHTTGLPSLPSLLERPELSHLAQWSVSSHKYGFGVDNLRDGNDGTFWQSEGAQPHTIDLAFPRKVMISAIAVHMSHPRDDSYTPSKIGIRCGTGVHDLQEVRYLEFSKPDGWHLIPLRPMEHTTSSAEKEGPPIPCHFLRILIFANHLNGKDTHVRGVKVFGPPGYGLFVRCL, encoded by the exons ATGTCATCTCCTGCGCCAAACACCCCTTCACCTCCCTCACATACAACAGGTCTTCCTTCTTTACCTTCGCTTCTTGAACGCCCTGAACTTTCACACCTTGCTCAATGGAGTGTTTCATCTCATAAATATGGTTTTGGTGTCGACAATCTACGAGATGGTAATGATGGCACCTTTTGGCA ATCTGAAGGAGCGCAACCACATACAATTGATCTAGCCTTCCCTCGGAAAGTCATGATATCG GCTATTGCAGTTCACATGTCACACCCTCGAGATGATTCTTACACACCTTCTAAAATTGGTATAAGATGTGGCACCGGAGTGCATGATCTCCAAGAG GTCCGATATCTAGAATTCTCGAAACCCGACGGCTGGCATTTGATACCTTTGCGACCTATGGAACACACCACCTCTAGCGCAGAAAAAGAGGG ACCCCCCATACCTTGCCATTTCCTAAGGATTCTCATCTTTGCAAACCACTTGAATGGAAAAGATACGCATGTCAGAGGCGTAAAGGTGTTTGGTCCTCCTGGGTATGGATTGTTCGTCCGCTGCCTTTAA
- a CDS encoding 2-dehydropantoate 2-reductase PAN5 (Similar to SGTC gene model, INSD accession EAL20160.1; CNBF2370) yields the protein MGRVHILGVGAIGTLIAHHLRLAHPSLSLTLLVRNASLFSDLSVTREGITSISSNYEFESPSTEGPHITSLVVALKTTQTLSAIRPLLPRLGPTSVVALLQNGMGVYEELCEHLWPENVNRPFFVLGTTPHGAAPAGGKGVIGHYTAAGHGDIKWGVVPHPRGTTDLLERWLFGSNSSVIKSPSQLPAVPVDSEDLTNLHFTLSALLSTTGLNPMLLPYPQLRLALLLKVAVNAVVNPLNAILGRGQLRVDTLSTRSGGTALVDAVVDETSKVILSYLQTQSLPSEELQAFQSHVLRQHLRHIITSNADNTTSMAVDIREKRPTEMDYINGYVVRLGKKMGLETPVNEMLYNMVKFIESAYNI from the exons ATGGGCCGGGTACATATC CTTGGCGTTGGGGCCATTGGCACCCTTATCGCCCATCACCTTCGCTTGGCTCACCCTTCTCTCTCACTCACTCTTCTGGTCCGCAATGCCTCCCTTTTCTCAGATCTGTCTGTCACGCGCGAAGGAATAACGTCCATCTCTTCAAACTATGAATTTGAGTCTCCGAGCACAGAAGGGCCCCATATAACATCTCTAGTTGTGGCATTAAAGACGACTCAAACCCTCTCGGCCATCCGGCCTCTGCTTCCTCGCTTGGGTCCCACTTCGGTCGTGGCCCTGTTGCAAAATGGGATGGGTGTGTATGAGGAGCTATGCGAGCATCTGTGGCCAGAAAATGTCAACCGACCGTTCTTCGTTTTAGGTACGACCCCGCATGGCGCAGCACCTGCTGGTGGTAAAGGCGTAATTGGACACTACACAGCTGCTGGCCACGGAGATATCAAATGGGGAGTTGTACCGCATCCTAGAGGAACCACAGACCTCTTAGAAAGGTGGCTGTTTGGTTCTAACTCATCAGTTATTAAATCCCCTTCGCAACTTCCAGCTGTACCAGTGGATAGTGAAGATCTGACCAATCTTCATTTTACTCTTTCAGCTTTGCTCTCCACAACGGGCCTTAACCCTATGCTCTTACCCTATCCTCAACTGCGTCTGGCATTACTGTTGAAAGTGGCGGTAAATGCAGTTGTTAACCCTCTTAACGCCATTTTAGGAAGAGGGCAGTTACGAGTCGACACCCTATCCACTCGTAGCGGCGGCACAGCGCTGGTGGACGCTGTGGTGGATGAAACATCCAAGGTCATTCTGTCCTACTTACAAACCCAATCCCTTCCCTCAGAGGAACTTCAAGCGTTTCAATCACACGTCCTTCGACAGCATCTTCGGCACATCATTACCTCTAATGCCGATAATACAACTTCTATGGCTGTCGATATTCGCGAGAAAAGACCGACAGAGATGGACTATATCAATGGCTACGTCGTCAGACTTGGTAAAAAAATGGGTTTAGAGACACCTGTGAATGAGATGCTGTATAATATGGTTAAATTTATAGAGTCGGCATACAATATTTAA